A single genomic interval of Tsukamurella paurometabola harbors:
- a CDS encoding SixA phosphatase family protein, producing the protein MGTLILLRHGKSAYPDKVKDHDRPLAPRGVRQAGLAGKAIRRFGHAVDLVLCSTAERARATLEQAAVEAPVRYLPALYGATGEEILALVDAERGDADTVLVVGHDPGVAEAAEILDPTFTFAKFPTSAFTVIREGHAELHIPR; encoded by the coding sequence ATGGGCACCCTGATCCTGCTGCGGCACGGCAAGTCCGCGTACCCCGACAAGGTGAAGGATCACGACCGGCCCCTGGCACCGCGCGGCGTCCGGCAGGCCGGGCTCGCCGGCAAGGCGATCCGCCGGTTCGGGCACGCCGTGGACCTCGTGCTGTGCTCCACGGCGGAGCGCGCCCGGGCCACGCTGGAGCAGGCCGCCGTCGAGGCGCCGGTGCGGTACCTGCCGGCGCTGTACGGCGCGACCGGCGAGGAGATCCTGGCGCTGGTCGACGCGGAACGGGGCGACGCCGACACGGTGCTGGTCGTCGGCCACGACCCCGGGGTCGCGGAGGCCGCAGAGATCCTCGACCCCACCTTCACCTTCGCCAAGTTCCCGACCTCGGCCTTCACGGTCATCCGGGAAGGACACGCGGAGTTGCACATCCCTCGCTAA
- a CDS encoding alpha/beta hydrolase, with amino-acid sequence MAENITTVAAKGWAWDIAVDLHFPPGFDESKTYPTVVSAHPTGSCKAQTSGNVYGAALAEAGFVVAAFDASFQGDSGGDPRSVEDPGFRTSDFSFVIDHLVTLPYVDADNIGVLAICGGAGYAVAATKIDRRIKALSTVVGSNVGRLMREGFSEYNPMGMLEAIAAQRTAQARGAAEQINDLLPPSVEAAKAAGVGDIDVLEATDYYKTDRGQAPGGKTSFNFALQGALADWDAYDRVETFLTQPLMVVIGDKPGAFASQRLGMELYGRAASKDKQLVVVEGASHYDLYDQPGPTGVALENLVPFFRERLT; translated from the coding sequence ATGGCAGAGAACATCACCACCGTCGCGGCCAAGGGATGGGCGTGGGACATCGCCGTCGATCTCCACTTCCCGCCCGGGTTCGACGAGTCGAAGACGTACCCGACGGTCGTCTCGGCCCATCCGACCGGCAGTTGCAAGGCGCAGACCTCGGGCAACGTCTACGGCGCGGCGCTCGCCGAGGCGGGATTCGTGGTCGCGGCCTTCGATGCGTCCTTCCAGGGCGACAGCGGCGGCGATCCGCGATCGGTGGAGGATCCCGGCTTCCGGACCAGCGACTTCAGCTTCGTCATCGACCACCTGGTGACGCTGCCCTACGTGGACGCCGACAACATCGGCGTGCTGGCGATCTGCGGCGGCGCGGGATACGCGGTCGCGGCGACCAAGATCGACCGCCGGATCAAGGCGCTGAGCACCGTCGTCGGCAGCAATGTCGGCCGGCTCATGCGGGAGGGCTTCTCCGAGTACAACCCGATGGGCATGCTCGAGGCGATCGCGGCGCAGCGCACCGCGCAGGCCCGGGGCGCCGCCGAGCAGATCAACGATCTGCTGCCTCCGTCGGTGGAAGCGGCGAAGGCGGCCGGTGTCGGCGACATCGACGTGCTCGAGGCCACCGACTACTACAAGACCGACCGTGGCCAGGCGCCGGGCGGGAAGACCAGCTTCAACTTCGCGCTGCAGGGCGCGCTGGCGGACTGGGACGCCTACGACCGCGTCGAGACCTTCCTGACCCAGCCCCTGATGGTCGTGATCGGCGACAAGCCGGGCGCCTTCGCGTCGCAACGCCTCGGCATGGAGCTGTACGGCCGGGCGGCGTCGAAGGACAAGCAGCTCGTCGTCGTCGAGGGAGCCTCGCACTACGACCTCTACGACCAGCCGGGCCCCACCGGCGTCGCGCTCGAGAACCTCGTCCCGTTCTTCCGGGAGCGGCTCACCTAA
- a CDS encoding dihydroxyacetone kinase family protein, with the protein MTHRARFENSAGSLFTDGLRGVLAAHPDAAWHDAGFVARRTPRTSGVAVVSGGGSGHEPMHVGLIGAGMLDAACPGLIFTSPNAVQVAAATRAVDTGAGVVHVVKNYTGDVMNFAVARRLVAAPDGDAPAVATEFVLVDDDVATEDTSGPGRRGTAATVVVEKICGAAADRGSSLAEVAAVGRRTAARARSMAVSFSACNVPGADAPSFDLPDGQMAFGVGIHGERARDERPATAAEEIVTDLLARILPGTGLASGDRALVVVNNLGAVTDLETGVLFAEAVKQLAERGIEVTRSLVGRFVTALDMAGASLTVVPLDDELLALWDAPTSAPGWPHAATAPSNLDPLAHARPDDAADTGEPNAWLSDFVGRVQRSVDELTELDRKAGDGDFGTNMAAALGHFPLPLRGTDGEVLEAMATSYLVRAGGTSGAVFGTFFTELGRALQADGAAFGRGVRAGLDAVVDLGGARVGDKTVVDAISPAADVLDGGGSLADAAAAAAQGVAATADSTASRGRASYLGDAVKGVPDPGALVMSWLFEAAAANR; encoded by the coding sequence GTGACTCATCGCGCGCGCTTCGAGAACTCCGCCGGATCCCTGTTCACCGACGGGCTGCGGGGCGTCCTCGCGGCCCACCCCGACGCCGCCTGGCACGATGCGGGCTTCGTCGCCCGCCGCACGCCGCGCACCTCCGGCGTCGCCGTGGTCTCCGGCGGCGGCTCCGGGCACGAGCCGATGCACGTCGGGCTGATCGGCGCGGGCATGCTCGACGCCGCCTGCCCCGGCCTGATCTTCACGTCCCCGAACGCGGTGCAGGTAGCGGCCGCGACGCGCGCGGTGGACACCGGCGCCGGCGTGGTGCACGTGGTGAAGAACTACACCGGCGACGTCATGAACTTCGCCGTCGCCCGCCGCCTCGTGGCCGCACCCGACGGCGACGCACCGGCCGTCGCCACGGAGTTCGTGCTGGTCGACGACGATGTCGCCACCGAGGACACCTCCGGGCCCGGGCGCCGCGGCACCGCCGCCACGGTCGTGGTGGAGAAGATCTGCGGCGCGGCCGCCGATCGCGGATCGTCGCTGGCCGAGGTCGCCGCGGTCGGGCGCCGCACCGCGGCTCGCGCCCGGTCGATGGCCGTCTCCTTCTCCGCCTGCAACGTGCCCGGCGCCGACGCGCCGTCCTTCGACCTGCCCGACGGCCAGATGGCCTTCGGCGTCGGCATCCACGGCGAGCGCGCCCGCGACGAGCGGCCCGCGACCGCCGCCGAGGAGATCGTCACCGACCTGCTCGCGCGGATCCTCCCCGGCACCGGCCTCGCCTCGGGCGACCGCGCGCTGGTCGTGGTGAACAACCTCGGCGCCGTCACCGACCTGGAGACGGGCGTGCTCTTCGCCGAGGCCGTGAAGCAGTTGGCCGAGCGCGGCATCGAGGTCACCCGTTCGCTGGTCGGCCGCTTCGTCACGGCCCTGGACATGGCCGGTGCCTCGCTCACCGTGGTCCCGCTGGACGACGAGCTCCTCGCGCTGTGGGACGCGCCGACCTCCGCGCCGGGCTGGCCGCACGCGGCGACGGCACCGTCGAACCTGGACCCGCTGGCGCACGCCCGCCCGGACGACGCCGCCGACACCGGCGAGCCGAACGCCTGGCTCTCGGACTTCGTGGGGCGGGTGCAGCGGTCCGTCGACGAGCTCACCGAGCTGGACCGCAAGGCCGGCGACGGTGATTTCGGCACCAACATGGCCGCCGCGCTCGGCCACTTCCCGCTGCCGCTGCGCGGCACGGACGGCGAGGTCCTCGAGGCGATGGCGACCTCGTATCTGGTGCGGGCGGGCGGCACCTCCGGCGCCGTCTTCGGGACCTTCTTCACCGAGCTCGGCCGGGCCCTGCAGGCCGACGGTGCCGCCTTCGGCCGCGGGGTGCGGGCCGGGCTCGACGCCGTGGTCGACCTGGGCGGCGCGCGGGTCGGCGACAAGACGGTGGTGGACGCGATCTCCCCCGCGGCCGACGTGCTCGACGGTGGCGGCTCGCTCGCCGACGCGGCGGCGGCCGCGGCGCAGGGCGTCGCCGCGACCGCGGACAGCACCGCCTCACGCGGCCGCGCCAGCTACCTCGGCGACGCCGTGAAGGGCGTGCCGGATCCCGGTGCGCTGGTGATGTCCTGGCTGTTCGAGGCCGCGGCTGCGAACCGTTAG
- a CDS encoding enoyl-CoA hydratase, which yields MTAPVRTHVADGLGVLTLGAAARRNPLSLATMRAATTALEGFDADPAVRVIVIRAEGPAFSAGHDLGEMVGRTLDEEREIFAACTDLMAAVHRARQPVIAQVQGMALAAGCQLVATCDLAIAASDARFSTPGVKIGLFCSTPMIPLTRAVGRKRAMQMLLTGEMINAETAVEWGLINAAVPADQLETTVTDLAHRIAQSSGATLAIGKRAFYDQIDRTEPDAYAAMAEVMATNAMTPDAQEGMTAFLEKRDPVWR from the coding sequence ATGACGGCACCGGTACGCACGCACGTCGCCGACGGGCTGGGGGTGCTCACCCTCGGCGCCGCCGCGCGGCGCAACCCCCTCTCGCTCGCCACGATGCGGGCGGCCACCACCGCGCTCGAGGGCTTCGACGCCGACCCCGCGGTGCGGGTCATCGTGATCCGCGCCGAGGGGCCGGCGTTCTCGGCCGGGCACGACCTCGGCGAGATGGTCGGCCGCACCCTCGACGAGGAGCGCGAGATCTTCGCCGCCTGCACCGATCTCATGGCCGCGGTGCACCGCGCGCGACAACCCGTGATCGCCCAGGTGCAGGGCATGGCCCTGGCCGCGGGCTGCCAGCTGGTCGCGACCTGCGACCTGGCGATCGCCGCCTCCGATGCCCGGTTCTCGACACCGGGCGTGAAGATCGGACTGTTCTGCTCGACGCCGATGATCCCGCTCACGCGCGCCGTCGGCCGCAAGCGGGCGATGCAGATGCTGCTCACCGGCGAGATGATCAACGCCGAGACCGCCGTCGAGTGGGGCCTCATCAACGCCGCGGTCCCCGCCGACCAGCTCGAAACGACCGTCACCGACCTGGCGCACCGCATCGCACAGTCGAGCGGCGCAACGCTGGCGATCGGCAAGCGCGCCTTCTACGACCAGATCGACCGCACCGAGCCGGACGCCTACGCCGCGATGGCCGAGGTGATGGCGACCAACGCCATGACCCCGGACGCGCAGGAGGGCATGACGGCGTTCCTCGAGAAGCGCGACCCCGTCTGGCGATGA
- a CDS encoding SRPBCC family protein, with translation MTIINAEAGIEASTTLPTITITRDFQATPAQLHRAHTDPEIYARWVGPSSIDTEIQHWDARTGGSWAYVSKSGDERYAFHGSFHDVTEDRIVQTFTYDDMPESVSLETMTFEDLGDGRTRLRAVSLLDSFESRDGMLASGMEAGIVEGYAKLDRLLADGEV, from the coding sequence GTGACCATCATCAACGCCGAGGCCGGCATCGAGGCCTCCACCACCCTCCCCACCATCACCATCACCCGCGACTTCCAGGCGACGCCGGCGCAGCTGCACCGCGCCCACACCGACCCCGAGATCTACGCGCGCTGGGTCGGACCGTCGAGCATCGACACCGAGATCCAGCACTGGGACGCGCGCACCGGCGGCAGCTGGGCGTACGTCAGCAAGAGCGGCGACGAGCGCTACGCCTTCCACGGCAGCTTCCACGACGTCACGGAGGACCGGATCGTGCAGACCTTCACCTACGATGACATGCCCGAGTCCGTCTCGCTCGAGACCATGACGTTCGAGGACCTCGGCGACGGCCGCACGCGGCTGCGCGCCGTCTCTCTGCTCGACAGCTTCGAGAGCCGCGACGGCATGCTCGCCAGCGGCATGGAGGCCGGCATCGTCGAGGGCTACGCCAAGCTCGACCGACTCCTCGCGGACGGCGAGGTGTAG
- a CDS encoding PhzF family phenazine biosynthesis protein, translating into MHRFRQVDVFSSEPLRGNPVAVVHDADDLTDEQMASFARWTNLSETTFLLRPTDPAADYRLRIFTPGAELPFAGHPTLGTAHAWLEDGGVPATAGTVVQECAAGLVRLRRGATLAFAAPPLIRSGPADAATVDRVAAGLRVPAAEILAAQWVDNGPGWVAARLRDADAVLALEPDFAAMGELQIGVVGAYPEGADADVEVRAFCPDLAVPEDPVTGSLNAGIAQWLTGAGALPDRYTASQGTVLGRRGRVQVERDGDAIWIGGATSTTIRGELSVS; encoded by the coding sequence ATGCACCGCTTCCGCCAGGTCGACGTCTTCTCCTCCGAGCCGCTGCGGGGTAACCCGGTGGCGGTGGTGCACGACGCCGACGACCTCACTGACGAGCAGATGGCGTCGTTCGCACGCTGGACCAACCTCAGCGAGACGACATTTCTGCTGCGTCCCACCGATCCCGCCGCCGACTACCGGCTCCGGATCTTCACGCCCGGCGCCGAGCTGCCCTTCGCGGGGCACCCGACGCTCGGCACCGCCCATGCGTGGCTGGAGGACGGCGGCGTCCCCGCCACGGCGGGCACCGTCGTGCAGGAGTGCGCCGCCGGGCTGGTGCGGCTGCGCCGCGGTGCGACGCTGGCCTTCGCGGCGCCGCCCCTGATCCGGTCCGGCCCGGCGGATGCGGCCACCGTCGACCGGGTCGCCGCGGGCCTGCGCGTCCCGGCGGCGGAGATCCTCGCCGCGCAATGGGTGGACAACGGCCCCGGCTGGGTGGCGGCGCGGCTGCGCGACGCCGACGCGGTGCTCGCGCTGGAGCCGGACTTCGCGGCGATGGGGGAGCTGCAGATCGGCGTGGTGGGCGCGTACCCGGAGGGCGCGGACGCCGACGTCGAGGTTCGCGCCTTCTGCCCGGACCTCGCCGTGCCCGAGGACCCGGTGACGGGCTCGCTCAACGCGGGCATCGCGCAGTGGCTGACCGGCGCCGGCGCGTTGCCCGACCGCTACACCGCGTCGCAGGGCACCGTGCTGGGCCGGCGCGGCCGCGTGCAGGTCGAGCGGGACGGCGACGCGATCTGGATCGGCGGTGCCACGAGCACGACGATCCGCGGCGAACTCTCCGTGTCCTGA
- a CDS encoding ABC transporter substrate-binding protein/permease produces the protein MRSAARTLHRALLVVLALLVVAAPLPAQADPVPPPNGVLRVGTEGVYQVYSYHDDAGKLTGYDVEMITAIAEKIGRRVEFVETPWDSMMAGLEAGRFDLVANQVSASPERAAKYDLSDTYLQTGGSILVRKGDTSVRSLADIRGKTAAQSITSSWSGVAEKAGARIEAVNSFTDAVNVLAQGRVDVVVNDTGVVRNYLTVTPGAPVEIAAETPDKSDSVFAARKNSGLITEINRGLAEIRADGTAQRISDRFFGAAAQEQHGSSTWDMVRRNLVPMLKATVTKTIPLTAISFVIGLAIALGVALARMSKRRGVSGVARAYISIIRGTPLLVQLVIIFYGLPLAGVVFDPFLAAVIAFSLNVGGYAAEIIRAAIGAVPRGQWEAATTIGMDYRTSLRRIILPQAARTATPPLANTLVSLVKDTSLASAILVTELFRQAQIAAAPTYDFFVMYVVAACYYWVICQALSLVQSRLEDRFERYVAR, from the coding sequence ATGCGATCAGCCGCCCGCACCCTGCACCGCGCCCTCCTCGTGGTGCTCGCACTGCTCGTGGTCGCGGCCCCGCTGCCGGCGCAGGCCGACCCGGTGCCGCCGCCGAACGGCGTCCTGCGGGTCGGTACCGAGGGCGTCTACCAGGTGTACAGCTACCACGACGACGCCGGGAAGCTCACCGGCTACGACGTGGAGATGATCACCGCCATCGCCGAGAAGATCGGCCGGCGAGTCGAATTCGTCGAGACGCCGTGGGACTCGATGATGGCGGGCCTGGAGGCGGGGCGGTTCGACCTGGTCGCCAACCAGGTCTCGGCCAGCCCCGAGCGCGCGGCGAAGTACGACCTGTCGGACACCTACCTGCAGACCGGCGGCTCGATCCTGGTGCGCAAGGGCGACACCTCGGTACGCTCGCTCGCCGACATCCGCGGGAAGACCGCCGCGCAGAGCATCACCAGCAGTTGGTCCGGCGTCGCCGAGAAGGCGGGCGCACGGATCGAGGCGGTCAACAGCTTCACCGACGCGGTGAACGTGCTCGCGCAGGGCCGGGTCGACGTCGTCGTCAACGACACGGGCGTCGTGCGGAACTACCTGACGGTCACGCCCGGCGCGCCCGTCGAGATCGCCGCGGAGACACCGGACAAGTCCGATTCGGTGTTCGCGGCCCGCAAGAACTCCGGGCTCATCACGGAGATCAACCGCGGCCTGGCCGAGATCCGCGCCGACGGCACGGCGCAGCGCATCTCCGACCGGTTCTTCGGCGCCGCGGCGCAGGAACAGCACGGCTCCAGCACGTGGGACATGGTGCGCCGCAACCTGGTCCCGATGCTCAAGGCCACGGTGACCAAGACGATCCCGCTCACCGCCATCAGCTTCGTGATCGGGCTGGCGATCGCGCTGGGCGTGGCGCTGGCGCGGATGTCGAAGCGGCGCGGGGTGAGCGGGGTGGCCCGCGCGTACATCTCGATCATCCGCGGTACGCCGCTGCTGGTGCAGCTCGTCATCATCTTCTACGGCCTGCCGCTCGCCGGCGTCGTGTTCGATCCGTTCCTCGCGGCGGTGATCGCCTTCTCGCTCAACGTCGGCGGGTACGCGGCGGAGATCATCCGCGCGGCCATCGGCGCGGTGCCGCGCGGGCAGTGGGAGGCCGCCACCACGATCGGCATGGACTACCGCACCTCGCTGCGCCGGATCATCCTGCCGCAGGCCGCGCGGACCGCCACGCCGCCGCTCGCCAACACCCTGGTCTCGCTGGTCAAGGACACGTCGCTGGCGTCGGCGATCCTCGTCACCGAGTTGTTCCGGCAGGCCCAGATCGCCGCGGCGCCCACCTACGACTTCTTCGTCATGTACGTCGTCGCGGCCTGCTACTACTGGGTGATCTGCCAGGCGCTCAGCCTCGTGCAGTCCCGTCTCGAGGATCGATTCGAAAGGTACGTGGCGCGATGA
- a CDS encoding amino acid ABC transporter ATP-binding protein codes for MTDLISVHDLTKSFGDVAVLRGIDFTVPEGTVTVIIGPSGSGKTTVLRSLNALELPDGGVVTVGEATVDFGAGAPSKAELQRYRAQSAMVFQSHNLFPHFSALRNVTEGPVVVQKRPAAEVEAEARDLLARVGLEDHADKYPHQLSGGQQQRVGIARALALRPRVVLFDEPTSALDPELVGDVLTVMRDLATEGRTMVVVTHEMTFAREVADQVLFVDRGTVLEAGRPADVIGSPQHARTREFLDRILRPL; via the coding sequence ATGACCGACCTGATCTCGGTGCACGACCTCACCAAGTCCTTCGGGGACGTGGCGGTCCTGCGCGGCATCGACTTCACCGTCCCGGAGGGGACGGTCACCGTCATCATCGGCCCGTCCGGCTCGGGCAAGACGACGGTGCTCCGCTCGCTCAACGCGCTGGAGCTGCCGGACGGGGGCGTCGTCACCGTCGGCGAGGCGACGGTGGACTTCGGTGCCGGCGCGCCGAGCAAGGCGGAGCTGCAGCGCTACCGCGCGCAGAGCGCGATGGTCTTCCAGTCGCACAACCTCTTCCCGCACTTCAGCGCGCTGCGGAACGTGACCGAGGGGCCCGTCGTGGTGCAGAAGCGCCCGGCCGCCGAGGTGGAGGCGGAGGCGCGCGATCTGCTCGCCCGCGTCGGGCTCGAGGACCACGCGGACAAGTACCCGCACCAGCTCTCCGGCGGGCAGCAGCAGCGAGTGGGGATCGCGCGCGCCCTCGCGCTGCGGCCACGGGTGGTCCTGTTCGACGAGCCGACCTCGGCCCTCGACCCGGAGCTGGTCGGCGACGTCCTCACCGTGATGCGGGACCTGGCGACGGAGGGCCGCACGATGGTCGTGGTGACGCACGAGATGACCTTCGCCCGCGAGGTCGCCGACCAGGTGCTCTTCGTCGACCGTGGAACCGTCCTGGAGGCGGGCCGCCCCGCCGACGTGATCGGCTCTCCCCAGCACGCGCGCACGCGCGAGTTCCTCGACCGCATCCTGCGCCCACTGTAA
- a CDS encoding GNAT family N-acetyltransferase, which produces MTAPIRARVRRAGPGEAAAVAALAARTFPLACPPTLSPEHIDDFVAAHLSEAEFDRHLADPAHRVLVVDGPDGPVGYALVLHGVHDEGPAALRGAPSAYLSKLYVDPGHHGGGVARALLDAVRADAGGLPVWLGVNADNARAKRFYAKSGFVAVGVREFTVGGTTFVDDVLVLDAGGE; this is translated from the coding sequence ATGACGGCGCCGATCCGGGCGCGCGTGCGGCGCGCCGGGCCCGGCGAGGCCGCGGCGGTGGCCGCGCTCGCGGCCCGCACCTTCCCGCTGGCGTGCCCGCCCACGCTGTCGCCCGAGCACATCGACGATTTCGTGGCGGCCCACCTCAGCGAGGCAGAGTTCGACCGGCACCTGGCCGATCCCGCGCACCGCGTGCTCGTCGTCGACGGGCCGGACGGCCCCGTGGGCTACGCGCTGGTGCTGCACGGCGTGCACGACGAGGGCCCCGCGGCGCTGCGCGGCGCACCGTCGGCCTACCTGTCCAAGCTCTACGTGGACCCGGGCCACCACGGCGGCGGGGTCGCCCGCGCCCTGCTCGACGCGGTCCGCGCCGACGCGGGCGGCCTGCCGGTGTGGCTCGGCGTGAACGCCGACAACGCCCGCGCGAAGCGGTTCTACGCCAAGTCGGGGTTCGTGGCGGTGGGGGTGCGGGAGTTCACCGTCGGCGGCACGACCTTCGTCGACGACGTGCTCGTTCTGGACGCCGGCGGCGAGTAG
- a CDS encoding ArsR/SmtB family transcription factor has product MSKAFAALADPTRRDIVARLADGDATLTEIAERYDVSIQAVSKHLTVLENAGLISRTRRAQARPAHLEAEVFDLMNGWIERYRRRAEQRYQRLDAVLAEMNAEENPTPITEEGAAS; this is encoded by the coding sequence CTGTCCAAGGCGTTCGCGGCACTCGCGGACCCCACGCGCCGCGACATCGTCGCGCGCCTCGCCGACGGGGACGCCACCCTCACGGAGATCGCGGAGCGCTACGACGTGAGCATCCAGGCCGTCTCGAAACACCTGACCGTGCTGGAGAACGCCGGCCTGATCAGCAGAACCCGCCGTGCCCAGGCTCGCCCCGCCCACCTCGAGGCCGAGGTCTTCGACCTCATGAACGGGTGGATCGAGCGATACCGGCGCCGCGCCGAACAGCGCTACCAGCGCCTCGACGCGGTCCTCGCCGAGATGAACGCCGAAGAGAACCCCACCCCCATCACCGAAGAAGGAGCTGCATCGTGA
- a CDS encoding adenylate/guanylate cyclase domain-containing protein, whose translation MKLPRLRADYGSILLGSADDSSRLTRVRVQLVITIGVIVANLIGVGLAIALATVGIPEPSIPWDAWWMNYLVVPLYIAIAFVLGATIGTVRLVRSLRWSIRREEPTAAQARAAIVGPWRLTALEALLWGCGTVVMTVGYGMIDPDLIPKIALVTGLSGVVVCAISYQITEFALRPAAAQALEAGYRAPRKGRLRMRAVTAWAIGSGVPILGIFLVVLFGTFRDDTTKLDIFVAVAALAAIALLTGPLIALLNIDALAAPLRVLGGAIRRVRDGETDVAVRIFDGSDMGELQAGFNEMTAGLAERERLRDLFGRHVGRDVAESALGAGVQLGGSEQVVGVLFVDVVGSTTLARQRPATEVVELLNRFFEVIVTAVEENDGLVNKFEGDAVLAVFGAPLPHPDPAGGALRASRLIAERLPSAVPDLRAGIGVSYGVVVAGNVGAIERYEYTVIGDPVNESARLSEVAKRDTSLPIASEPAVMGAREAESQHWRFTDELELRGRDENTRLYSPPASRTSTSSTKVVPPTVNSRTPTATNPDLA comes from the coding sequence ATGAAGCTGCCTCGGCTCCGCGCCGACTACGGGTCGATCCTGCTGGGGTCCGCCGACGACAGCTCGCGGCTGACCCGGGTGCGGGTCCAGCTGGTGATCACCATCGGCGTCATCGTCGCGAACCTCATCGGCGTGGGCCTGGCCATCGCGCTGGCCACCGTCGGCATCCCGGAACCGTCGATCCCCTGGGACGCCTGGTGGATGAACTACCTGGTGGTCCCGCTGTACATCGCGATCGCCTTCGTGCTCGGCGCGACGATCGGGACCGTCCGCCTGGTGCGATCGCTGCGGTGGTCGATCCGCCGGGAGGAGCCGACCGCCGCGCAGGCGCGGGCCGCGATCGTCGGCCCGTGGCGACTCACCGCCCTGGAGGCGCTGCTGTGGGGCTGCGGCACGGTCGTGATGACCGTGGGCTACGGCATGATCGACCCCGACCTGATCCCCAAGATCGCGCTGGTCACGGGCCTGTCCGGAGTCGTGGTGTGCGCGATCTCCTACCAGATCACGGAGTTCGCGCTGCGGCCCGCGGCGGCGCAGGCGCTCGAGGCCGGGTACCGCGCGCCCCGCAAGGGCAGGCTGCGGATGCGGGCGGTGACCGCGTGGGCGATCGGCTCCGGGGTGCCGATCCTCGGCATCTTCCTCGTGGTGCTGTTCGGCACGTTCCGCGACGACACCACCAAGCTCGACATCTTCGTCGCCGTCGCCGCGCTGGCCGCGATCGCGCTGCTCACCGGTCCCCTGATCGCCCTGCTCAACATCGACGCCCTCGCCGCTCCCCTGCGCGTGCTGGGCGGCGCGATCCGCCGCGTCCGAGACGGCGAGACCGACGTGGCCGTCCGCATCTTCGACGGTTCCGACATGGGCGAGCTGCAGGCGGGGTTCAACGAGATGACGGCCGGCCTCGCCGAGCGGGAGCGGTTGCGCGACCTGTTCGGCCGGCACGTGGGCCGCGACGTCGCCGAGTCGGCGCTCGGCGCCGGCGTGCAGCTGGGCGGCTCCGAGCAGGTGGTCGGCGTGCTGTTCGTCGACGTCGTGGGCTCGACGACACTGGCGCGGCAGCGCCCGGCGACCGAGGTGGTCGAGCTGCTCAACCGGTTCTTCGAGGTCATCGTGACCGCCGTCGAGGAGAACGACGGCCTGGTCAACAAGTTCGAGGGCGACGCCGTGCTCGCGGTCTTCGGCGCGCCGCTGCCCCACCCCGACCCGGCGGGCGGCGCCCTGCGCGCCTCCCGGCTCATCGCGGAGCGCCTGCCGTCCGCGGTGCCCGACCTCCGGGCCGGTATCGGCGTCTCCTACGGCGTGGTGGTGGCGGGCAACGTGGGCGCCATCGAGCGCTACGAGTACACCGTGATCGGCGACCCCGTCAACGAGTCCGCGCGCCTGTCCGAGGTCGCCAAGCGCGACACCTCCCTGCCGATCGCGTCCGAGCCGGCGGTCATGGGCGCCCGCGAGGCCGAGTCGCAGCACTGGCGGTTCACCGACGAACTGGAGTTGCGGGGCCGCGACGAGAACACCCGGCTCTACTCGCCGCCGGCGTCCAGAACGAGCACGTCGTCGACGAAGGTCGTGCCGCCGACGGTGAACTCCCGCACCCCCACCGCCACGAACCCCGACTTGGCGTAG
- a CDS encoding SixA phosphatase family protein, which produces MTVLALMRHGESGMSIPDEARPISANGRDQARRSAAWLAEQGLAPGHALVSAARRTVETFHAMDLPCPMTATEQLYECTGRRVLEEINGVPGDVDVLLVVAHFPGLPEAAAELDPGAELPGFAPGTVVLLDLDDGPAAPGSGRMLSWFTP; this is translated from the coding sequence ATGACGGTGCTGGCGCTCATGCGACACGGAGAGTCGGGCATGTCGATCCCCGACGAGGCCCGCCCGATCAGCGCGAACGGGCGCGATCAGGCCCGACGGTCCGCCGCCTGGCTGGCCGAGCAGGGTCTCGCGCCCGGCCACGCACTGGTCTCCGCGGCGCGGCGCACCGTCGAGACCTTCCACGCGATGGACCTGCCCTGCCCGATGACCGCCACCGAGCAGTTGTACGAGTGCACCGGACGCCGCGTGCTCGAGGAGATCAACGGCGTTCCCGGCGACGTCGACGTCCTGCTGGTCGTGGCGCACTTCCCCGGCCTGCCGGAGGCGGCGGCGGAGCTCGACCCGGGCGCCGAGCTCCCGGGTTTCGCGCCGGGCACCGTCGTGCTGCTGGACCTCGACGACGGACCGGCGGCGCCCGGTTCGGGACGGATGCTGTCCTGGTTCACCCCGTAG